The window TTTCTTCAATGCCGGCCTGTTTAATACCGGGCGTGATCTTGCGCTGCTGGGGCGTTTTTACGCCGAAGCGCTGATGGATTCCGGCATCGATTTCGATCTGCTGTTTGGCCCGGCGTATAAAGGCATTCCGATCGCCACCACCACCGCCGTGGCGCTGGCGGAACATCATGAGCGCGACGTGCCTTACTGCTTCAACCGTAAAGAGGCCAAGACCCACGGTGAAGGCGGCTCGCTGGTGGGCAGCCCGCTGCAGGGCCGCGTGATGTTGGTGGACGATGTGATCACCGCCGGCACCGCGATCCGTGAGTCGATGGAAATTATCGGCGCCAGCGGCGCCACGCTGGCGGGCGTGCTGATCTCGCTGGACCGCCAGGAGCGCGGCCGTGCGGATATTTCCGCCATTCAGGAAGTGGAGCGCGACTATCACTGTAAGGTGATCTCTATCGTGACGCTGAAGGATTTGATTACGTATCTGGAAGAGAAACCGGAAATGGCGGCGAGCCTGGCGGCGGTGCGCGCCTATCGCGAGCAGTACGGCGTCTAAATAACAACGCCGGGCGGGCGCCCGGCGTTAAGATTACTGCAGCTGCGCCGCCAGCAGCGGCCAGCGGCCGTCGAACTCCTGCGTTGGGCGGTAGCGGAATTCCGAGCGCACATAGCGCGACAGCATGCCTTCGCAGAAGGCCAGCAGTTGGCTGGCCAACAGCGTTTCATCGACGATAAATCCCTTGCCTTCACGCAATTTGCGTTCTTTCAACACCTGGCGCAGCTGCGCTTCGATGCGTTCGAACAGCTGGTTGATGCGGCCCTGCAGGCGGTCTTGTTCAAACATCAGCGCGTGGCCGGTCATGATGCGCGTCAGCCCCGGGTTGCGTTCCGCAAAACCCAGCACCAGCAGCAGAATCAGGCGCAGGCGGTTAAACGTCTCTTTTTCGTCCTGCAAAATCAGGTTGATGCGCGTTATCAGGCTGTCTTCAATAAATTCGATCAGGCTGTCGAACATCCGCGTTTTGCTGGGAAAATGCCGGTACAGCGCAGCTTCGGAGACCCCCACGTTAGCGGCAAGCTTGGCGGTGGTGATACGCTGGCTGCCGTCGCTGGATTCCAGCATCTGGGCTAACGCCTGCAATATTTCCTCGCGCCGGTTCCTTTTCGTATTTTCTTTTTCTGCCATGTCTGATTAGACCCTTGCTAAAACTGCTTAGACTTTCGGAAACCCGCGCACCGGCCGTTGCAGAGAAAACTCTGTGCGGCTTATGTGATAGCTTTTTTTAGGATGCTGAGGTCAGCGGCCTTAACGACCCTTGTTCTCCGCGCTGCCTGGTGTGCGCTGCAATCATTGCCGAGCAAACCTTGCCATGAAGATGTCCTGCTCTCCGGGGCGGCAAGGTTTCAGGCGACATCTCCCTGTCGGCCATCGTTTGCTACCTCTGGCTTAGTGGCGGCCAGAGTGGCCGAAGCCGCCGGCGCCGCGTTCGCTGCTGTCGAACTCTTCCACCAGATTGAACTCGGCCTGCACTACCGGCACGAAGACCATCTGCGCGATGCGCTCGCCTGGCTCAATGGTGAAGGATTTTTGGCCGCGGTTCCAGACGGATACCATCAGTTGGCCCTGATAATCGGAATCGATTAAGCCGACCAGGTTGCCCAGCACCACGCCGTGCTTATGGCCGAGGCCGGAGCGCGGCAGGATCACCGCCGCCAGGTTGGCGTCGGCGATGTGGATTGCCAGGCCGGTAGGCAGCAGCGTGGTTTCACCCGGCGCCAGTTCCACCGCGCTGTCCAGGCAGGCGCGCAGATCGAGACCGGCGGAGCCCGGGGTGGCGTAGGTCGGTAGCGGGAAATCCTGACCGATGCGCGGGTCGAGGATCTTAACGTCGATTTTTTTCATCATAACGGCTGACTATCTCGTCTATTAAACGTTGGCCAAGGAGTGCCTTGTCGCTCAGCGCTAGGCGCTTTTCTCCATCCTGCCAAAAAAGGTGCAGCGCATTGGTGTCACTGTTGAACCCATGCTCTGCAAGCGATACATCATTAGCGCAAATCAAATCCAGTTTCTTACGCGCCAGTTTTTGTCGCGCGTATTCTTCCACATTCTGGGTTTCGGCGGCAAACCCAACGACAAAAGGTCGATTTTTCGCCATCGCCGCCACGCCGGCGACGATATCGGGGTTTTTTACCATCTTGAGGACGATTTCATCACCCTGTTTTTTAATTTTTTCATCGGCGATCTGTTCGGGGCGGTAATCGGCGACGGCGGCGCAGGAAATGAAAATATTCTGCCGTGCGGCGCGCTGCTGCACCGCCTGCTCCATCTCCAACGCGCTGGTGACGTCCACGCGGGTGACCCACGGCGGCGTCGGCAGGTTGACCGGCCCGGCGATCAGCGTGACCTGCGCGCCGCGCGCGGCGGCGGCGCGGGCAATGGCGAACCCCATTTTGCCTGAGCTGTGGTTGCTGATGAAGCGCACCGGATCCAGCGCTTCGCGCGTGGGGCCGGCGGTAATCATAATCTGTAAATGTTGCAGATCTTGCGGCGCGGAAAAATGTGCGTTCGCCAGATCGGCGATTTCCAGCGGATCAAGCATGCGGCCAGGGCCGACGTCGCCGCAGGCCTGGCTGCCGCTGTCCGGCCCCCAGAGCAGCATGCCGCGCGCCTGCAGCGTTTGCAGGTTGGCCTGGGTGGCGGCGGCGCGGTACATCTGCTGGTTCATGGCCGGCGCGGCGGCAATGGGTGCGGCGGTGGCCAGGCAGACGGTGGTCAGCAGATCGTTGGCCATGCCGGCGGCGACGCGCGCCAGCAGATCGGCGGTCGCCGGTGCCAGAATCACCAGATCAGCCCACTTGCCCAGCTCAATATGGCCCATGGCGGCTTCGGCGGCGGGATCCAGCAGATCGTCGAACACCGGGTAGCCGGAAACGGCCTGCAGCGTCAGCGGCGTGATGAACGCCTTGGCCGCGCCGGTCATTACCACGCGCACTTCAGCGCCCCTGTCGCGCAGGCGGCGCACCAGCTCAGGGCATTTGTAGGCGGCGATACCGCCGCTGATGCCAAGCACAATATGTTTGCCGGAAAGTCCCGTCATCATGATTGTCCGATTGAAAGCCGAAAGATGCGCCATTTTAGCATAACCGCCGGACAGGTGAGCGATTCCGCAGAGGCTGCAGCCCGTTACATCGCACTTTGCGCAGCACTTCGCAATGTTATCAAACACCTGTCGAACGCCACGGGGTGCACATGGCATGCTGTGGCGCTTTCAGGGAGGATGACGATGGGTAACAAGGTAATAGCATTATGGCCGGGTGCGCTGGCGCCGCGGGAGAAACTGTTGAGTTATGGCGCGGCGGCGTTATCCGACGCGGAGCTGCTGGCCATTTTTCTGCGCACCGGGCTGCCCGGCCTGCACGTGATAAAGCTGGCGGAGCAGCTGCTGCGGCAATTTGGTTCGCTGTATCACCTGATGTCGGCCGATCATCAGCTATTTTGCAGCCAGAAAGGGCTGGGCAACGCCAGCTACGCGCAGCTGCAGGCGATTTCAGAGCTGGCGTTTCGTTTCTTTTCCGGCCATCTGACAGAGGAAAACGCCATGCTCAACCCGCGCATCACCCAGCATTATCTGCAAAGTCTGCTGGCGCACCGCGAGCGCGAGGTGTTTCTGGTACTGTTTTTAGACAATCAGCACCGGGTTATTCGCCATCAGGAGATGTTTGCTGGTACCATCAGCAGCGTCGTCGTCTACCCGAGAGAAATTGTGCGCGCAGCGTTGAAGGCTAATGCAGCCGCCGTCATTCTGGCGCATAATCACCCTTCGGGTAAGGCTGAACCCAGTCACGCCGACCGTTTGATAACCGAGCAAGTGGTTAATGCCTGCCTGTTATTGGAGATCCGAGTGCTCGATCACTTGGTGATTGGCCGGGGTGAATGCGTCTCTTTTGCCGAGCGCGGATGGCTTTAAGCGATTTTTTCGCGATCCTTGTGGGATCTTTAGCTGTTCGGGACTTGAGCACTTACGCTTCAGAGCGTATACTACGCCACCTTTGAGAATCTTGGGTTTGGCGTAAGAGCCTATCTCAGCAGGTTTCTGACCTGATGTGTGGTTTCTGACCTGATGACGAGAGTCTCCTCAGTATGAAGTTTGCTGAGATGGGCTCTAAAAGCCTGACGAGGCGGCCATACCCTATACGAAGCTCGAGCTGATTTGATTTTTGGAGAATAGACATGTCCCGAGTCTGCCAAGTTACTGGCAAGCGCCCGGTGAGCGGTAACAACCGTTCCCACGCAATGAACGCGACCAAACGCCGTTTTCTGCCTAACCTGCACTCACACCGTTTTTGGGTTGAGGCTGAGAAGCGCTTTGTAACTCTGCGTGTATCTGCTAAAGGTATGCGTGTTATCGATAAGAAGGGTATTGAGACGGTCTTGGCCGATCTGCGTGCCCGTGGTGAGAAGTATTAAGGAACTGCATCATGGCTAAAGGTGTTCGCGAGAAGATCAAGCTGGTTTCTTCTGCTGGTACTGGTCACTTCTATACCACCACGAAGAACAAGCGTACTAAGCCGGAAAAATTGGAACTGAAGAAATTCGATCCAGTTGTCCGCCAGCACGTGATCTACAAAGAAGCTAAAATTAAATAATTTTAGTGGATTAATGAAAAACCCGGCCTCGGCCGGGTTTTTTGTTTTATAAAGGGTAGCAAAAGACGGGGGAGCGCCAGATGCCTGAATTACCAGAGGTTGAAACCAGCCGACGCGGTATTGAACCTTATCTTGTCGGCCACAGCATTCAGTACGCGGTGGTGCGCAACGCGCGCCTGCGCTGGCCGGTCTCCGAGCAAATCCTGACGCTGAGCGACCAGAAGGTGCTCAGCGTGCAGCGGCGGGCCAAATATTTGCTGATCGAGCTGCAGCACGGCTGGATTATCGTCCATTTGGGGATGTCCGGCAGCCTGCGCATGCTGCGCGAGGAAAACGAGGATCAAGCGGGCAAGCACGACCATGTCGACCTGGTGATCAGCAATGGCATGATCCTGCGTTATACCGACCCGCGCCGTTTCGGCGCCTGGCTGTGGTGTGAGGATCTGGCTGCCAGCAATGTGCTGGCGCATCTGGGGCCGGAACCGCTGAGCGAGGCGTTTGACGGTGCCTACCTGTATGATAAATCCCGCAACAAACGCACCCTGATCAAGCCCTGGCTGATGGACAACAAGCTGGTGGTGGGGGTGGGCAATATCTACGCCAGCGAATCGCTGTTTACCGCCGGGATCCTGCCGGATCGTCAGGCGGGATCGTTAAGCAAGGCGGAAGCGGCGCTGTTGGCGGAAACCATCAAGGCGGTGCTGCTGCGCTCTATCGAGCAAGGGGGGACCACGCTGCGCGACTTCCTGCAATCGGACGGCAAACCGGGGTATTTCGCTCAGGAGTTGCAGGTGTATGGCCGGGCCGGTGAACCCTGCCGGGCGTGTGGCACGCCGATCGAATCCGCCAAACACGGGCAGCGCAGCACCTTCTTCTGCCGCCGCTGCCAGCGCTGATTACTGGGCGGCGAGCTTTTCCATCAGCGCTTGGGTGACCACATCCGGCAGGAAGGGCGCGATATCGCCGCCGTGGCGGGCCACTTCCTTCACCAGCGTGGAGGAGATGAACGACCACTCTTCGGAAGGCATCAGGAACACGCTCTCCAGCGTCGGCATCAGGTGGCGGTTCATGTTGGCCAGCTGCAGCTCGTATTCAAAGTCAGACACCGCACGCAGGCCGCGCACCAGGATATTGGCATTCTGATGGGCGGCAAAGTGCGCCATCAGCTCGCTGAAGCCCAGCACCTCGACATTGTTCAGATGCGAGGTGACCTGGGTCGCCAGCGTTACCCGCTCTTCCAGGCTGAACAGCGGTTTTTTACTCGGGCTGGCGGCGATGGCCAAAATCACGTGATCGAACATCAATGACGCGCGCGTCACTAAATCCAGGTGGCCGTTGGTCATGGGATCGAAGGTCCCGGGATAGATGGCTTTGCTGGTCATGATTCACTTCTCTGAGTAGTTGCGGCCCAATGCCCATAATGCGGCATATTTATTGAAGGTATATTGCGCGTTGACCACCGCTAACAGCAACCCCTGTTTACCGTCCAGGAAGCCGGCGCGCAGCAGCCAGGTTTTGCAGAAGGCGCCGAGCGTGTGGGTGAGAATCGACAGGTACCCGCAGCGTTTGCCGGCCTGGTGGCGCTGGTTGGCCCACTCTTCGGCGTAGCGCAGCTGCTTGCGTTGGAAGGCGAAAAAATCGCGGCAGGTCAGGTGCAGCAGATCGCCGCTGAGCGGCACCACCTTCGCGTTGCCGATGCTGAGCGACTCATGCACCAAATCGTCGTTATAACGATAATGCTGGTTGGCGTACAGCCGGTTGACGCGATCCGGGTACCAGCCGCTGTGGCGCATAAAGCGGCCGAGGAACAGATTGCGACGAGCGCAGCTGTAAACGGCGCCGTCGTCCGGCGCTGCCAGCACTTGCTCTATGGATTGGCGCAGTTCGGGCGTCACGCGCTCGTCGGCGTCGATCATCAGAATGTACTCGTGGCTGGCATGGCGCTGCGCCAGCTGACGCTGCTTGCCAAAGCCCTGCCAGTCGGTATGGGTGAACACCTTCGCCCCCATGCTTTCGGCAATGGCGACGCTGCCGTCCTGGCTGCCGGAATCGAGCACGACGATTTCATCTGCCCAGGCCACAGAGCGCAGGCAGTCCGGCAGCAGGCCGGCTTCGTTCTTGGCTATCATCACCACCGACAGGCTTTTGCGGCTGCTCATTCAATGGCTCCGGGGCGGCAGGTGCGGTTCCAACAGCTGCAGCAGGCGCTGCAGCGCTCCCTGATTCTGATACAGCACTTCCACCGCATGGCGGCCATAGTAACGGCGATAGTCTTCGTCGGTCAGCAGGGTTTCCACTTCTTTCACCAACGAGTCTGCATCGGTTACGGTGATCAGCCCTTCGGCCTGCGACAGCTTGGCGCAGATATCCTTGAAGTTGAAGATATGCGGCCCCATCAGCACCGGAATGGCGTGAGCGGCGGCTTCCAGCGGGTTATGGCCGCCACGTTCGACCAGGCTGCCGCCGACAAAGGCCAGATCGGCAATGCCGTAAAGCAGCATCAGTTCGCCCATGGTATCGCCGATCACCACCTGGGTGCTGCCGGACGGGATCTCGCCGCTGCTGCGCAAGGTGTAGCTGAAGCCGGCTTTTTGCACCAGCTCTTTGGCGGTCGGGAAGCGCTCCGGATGGCGCGGCACCAGGATCAGCAACAGGTCAGGGTGTTTTTCCAGCAGCTTGCGGTGCGCCGCCAGCAGAATGCTTTCTTCGCCTTCATGGGTGCTGGTGGCGATCCATACCGGCCGGCGCGGCGCCCATTGGCGGCGCAGCGTAACGGCGCGGGCGGCCAGTTCCGGGGTGACGGAGATATCGAACTTCAGGCTGCCGGTCACGGTCAGCTGTGAGCGTTTCAGGCCGAGTTCAACGAAGCGATCGCCGTCTTCCTGATTCTGCGCGGCGATCAGCGTAATGCGGCGCAGCATGTCGCGGACAAAGCCGCCGATTTTTTTATAGCCGGCGGCCGAGCGCGCCGAGAGGCGCGCATTGGCGATCACCAGCGGGATCTGTCGCTGGTGCAAAGCGTTAATCAGGTTAGGCCACAGCTCGGTTTCCATGATGATCACCAGCTTGGGATTCACCTGGTCGAGAAAACGGTTCATGGAGCCGGGGAGATCGTAAGGCAGATAGACGTGATGGACATCTTTACCGAAGGCGGACTGCACGCGCTCTGAACCTGTTGGGGTCATCGTGGTCACAGTTATCGGTAAATAGGGATAGCGGTGGCGCAGCGCCCGCACCAGCGGGATGGCGGCCAGCGTTTCGCCGACGGAGACGGAATGCAGCATGATGCCGCCCGGTACGACTTTCCCGGCGCAGAAGCCATAGCGCTCTGCCCAGCGTTTACGGTAGGCTGGAGCTTTGCGGCTGCGCAGCAGTAAGCGGAGCCAGATCAGGGGTTGGATGAGGTAGAGTAGTACCTGATATAAACGCAGCAACATTCTATCAATTTCATTTATATGGGTTATTCAGAATAGTACCATAACTGGAAGGGAAAGGCGCTAATTTGGTAACCTTGGGTGTCAGTTTCGGACAACAGGCGAGTGATTTCGCTGACAGGCTTGGAATGAAGAATATTTTAATTATCCGCCGCGACAATATCGGCGATCTTGTTTGCACTACCCCTCTGATTGAAGGGGTGAAAATTGCCTATCCGGACGCCAAGCTTTATCTGTTGATCAATAAAGTCAGCCAGGATGTTGTTAAAAACAACCCGCACCTTGAGCAGGTTTTCGTTTATAAAAAAGCCAAGCATAAGGCGAAAAATGAAACCACATTAGGGGTTTATTTTGAGCGGATGATGATTTTCCTCCAGCTGAGAAAAATAAAATTCGATGCCGTGATTCTGGCTAACCCGGTTCCCTGTAAATACAGCCTGCGCCTGGCGAAAATGGCCGGCGCCACCAATATCATCGGCGCCGATTTGGGCACGCCTGATATTCATCATCCTTTCAGTAAGCAAGACTTCGGCGGCAAGCATCAGGTCGAGCGCACCTACAGCTACTTGTCGGCTATTACCGATCGGCCTATCCCGGTGCCGCCGGTGCGGGTATTTCTGACGCCGGAAGAGCAGGAGCAGGCGGCGCAGCGGCGGCAAAAACTGCTGCCGTCGGTTGGCCGGATATGCGCAGTGCACATCAGCAGCCGCAGCCCGAAAAGGCGCTGGCCGATAGAGCGTTATGCGGAAATTATCAATCGCCTGGTTGCCGAGCCGGATACCGGCGTGCTGATTTTCTGGTCGCCGGAAGGCACGTTGGCGCCGGATGACATCGGCGATCGGCAACGTGCGGAGCAGCTGCTGGCGCAGTGCAAAAATGAACGGGTGGCGCTTTACCCGACGGCGTCGGTGCGCGAGCTGCTGGGCGGTTTCGATTTATGCGATAAGGTGCTGTGCAGCGACGGCGGG is drawn from Serratia entomophila and contains these coding sequences:
- the pyrE gene encoding orotate phosphoribosyltransferase; its protein translation is MKAYQRQFIEFALNKQVLKFGEFTLKSGRTSPYFFNAGLFNTGRDLALLGRFYAEALMDSGIDFDLLFGPAYKGIPIATTTAVALAEHHERDVPYCFNRKEAKTHGEGGSLVGSPLQGRVMLVDDVITAGTAIRESMEIIGASGATLAGVLISLDRQERGRADISAIQEVERDYHCKVISIVTLKDLITYLEEKPEMAASLAAVRAYREQYGV
- the slmA gene encoding nucleoid occlusion factor SlmA, which encodes MAEKENTKRNRREEILQALAQMLESSDGSQRITTAKLAANVGVSEAALYRHFPSKTRMFDSLIEFIEDSLITRINLILQDEKETFNRLRLILLLVLGFAERNPGLTRIMTGHALMFEQDRLQGRINQLFERIEAQLRQVLKERKLREGKGFIVDETLLASQLLAFCEGMLSRYVRSEFRYRPTQEFDGRWPLLAAQLQ
- the dut gene encoding dUTP diphosphatase, yielding MMKKIDVKILDPRIGQDFPLPTYATPGSAGLDLRACLDSAVELAPGETTLLPTGLAIHIADANLAAVILPRSGLGHKHGVVLGNLVGLIDSDYQGQLMVSVWNRGQKSFTIEPGERIAQMVFVPVVQAEFNLVEEFDSSERGAGGFGHSGRH
- the coaBC gene encoding bifunctional phosphopantothenoylcysteine decarboxylase/phosphopantothenate--cysteine ligase CoaBC, translating into MMTGLSGKHIVLGISGGIAAYKCPELVRRLRDRGAEVRVVMTGAAKAFITPLTLQAVSGYPVFDDLLDPAAEAAMGHIELGKWADLVILAPATADLLARVAAGMANDLLTTVCLATAAPIAAAPAMNQQMYRAAATQANLQTLQARGMLLWGPDSGSQACGDVGPGRMLDPLEIADLANAHFSAPQDLQHLQIMITAGPTREALDPVRFISNHSSGKMGFAIARAAAARGAQVTLIAGPVNLPTPPWVTRVDVTSALEMEQAVQQRAARQNIFISCAAVADYRPEQIADEKIKKQGDEIVLKMVKNPDIVAGVAAMAKNRPFVVGFAAETQNVEEYARQKLARKKLDLICANDVSLAEHGFNSDTNALHLFWQDGEKRLALSDKALLGQRLIDEIVSRYDEKNRR
- the radC gene encoding RadC family protein, with translation MGNKVIALWPGALAPREKLLSYGAAALSDAELLAIFLRTGLPGLHVIKLAEQLLRQFGSLYHLMSADHQLFCSQKGLGNASYAQLQAISELAFRFFSGHLTEENAMLNPRITQHYLQSLLAHREREVFLVLFLDNQHRVIRHQEMFAGTISSVVVYPREIVRAALKANAAAVILAHNHPSGKAEPSHADRLITEQVVNACLLLEIRVLDHLVIGRGECVSFAERGWL
- the rpmB gene encoding 50S ribosomal protein L28, with translation MSRVCQVTGKRPVSGNNRSHAMNATKRRFLPNLHSHRFWVEAEKRFVTLRVSAKGMRVIDKKGIETVLADLRARGEKY
- the rpmG gene encoding 50S ribosomal protein L33, with amino-acid sequence MAKGVREKIKLVSSAGTGHFYTTTKNKRTKPEKLELKKFDPVVRQHVIYKEAKIK
- the mutM gene encoding bifunctional DNA-formamidopyrimidine glycosylase/DNA-(apurinic or apyrimidinic site) lyase, translated to MPELPEVETSRRGIEPYLVGHSIQYAVVRNARLRWPVSEQILTLSDQKVLSVQRRAKYLLIELQHGWIIVHLGMSGSLRMLREENEDQAGKHDHVDLVISNGMILRYTDPRRFGAWLWCEDLAASNVLAHLGPEPLSEAFDGAYLYDKSRNKRTLIKPWLMDNKLVVGVGNIYASESLFTAGILPDRQAGSLSKAEAALLAETIKAVLLRSIEQGGTTLRDFLQSDGKPGYFAQELQVYGRAGEPCRACGTPIESAKHGQRSTFFCRRCQR
- the coaD gene encoding pantetheine-phosphate adenylyltransferase, producing MTSKAIYPGTFDPMTNGHLDLVTRASLMFDHVILAIAASPSKKPLFSLEERVTLATQVTSHLNNVEVLGFSELMAHFAAHQNANILVRGLRAVSDFEYELQLANMNRHLMPTLESVFLMPSEEWSFISSTLVKEVARHGGDIAPFLPDVVTQALMEKLAAQ
- a CDS encoding glycosyltransferase family 2 protein codes for the protein MSSRKSLSVVMIAKNEAGLLPDCLRSVAWADEIVVLDSGSQDGSVAIAESMGAKVFTHTDWQGFGKQRQLAQRHASHEYILMIDADERVTPELRQSIEQVLAAPDDGAVYSCARRNLFLGRFMRHSGWYPDRVNRLYANQHYRYNDDLVHESLSIGNAKVVPLSGDLLHLTCRDFFAFQRKQLRYAEEWANQRHQAGKRCGYLSILTHTLGAFCKTWLLRAGFLDGKQGLLLAVVNAQYTFNKYAALWALGRNYSEK
- the waaA gene encoding lipid IV(A) 3-deoxy-D-manno-octulosonic acid transferase translates to MLLRLYQVLLYLIQPLIWLRLLLRSRKAPAYRKRWAERYGFCAGKVVPGGIMLHSVSVGETLAAIPLVRALRHRYPYLPITVTTMTPTGSERVQSAFGKDVHHVYLPYDLPGSMNRFLDQVNPKLVIIMETELWPNLINALHQRQIPLVIANARLSARSAAGYKKIGGFVRDMLRRITLIAAQNQEDGDRFVELGLKRSQLTVTGSLKFDISVTPELAARAVTLRRQWAPRRPVWIATSTHEGEESILLAAHRKLLEKHPDLLLILVPRHPERFPTAKELVQKAGFSYTLRSSGEIPSGSTQVVIGDTMGELMLLYGIADLAFVGGSLVERGGHNPLEAAAHAIPVLMGPHIFNFKDICAKLSQAEGLITVTDADSLVKEVETLLTDEDYRRYYGRHAVEVLYQNQGALQRLLQLLEPHLPPRSH
- a CDS encoding glycosyltransferase family 9 protein; its protein translation is MKNILIIRRDNIGDLVCTTPLIEGVKIAYPDAKLYLLINKVSQDVVKNNPHLEQVFVYKKAKHKAKNETTLGVYFERMMIFLQLRKIKFDAVILANPVPCKYSLRLAKMAGATNIIGADLGTPDIHHPFSKQDFGGKHQVERTYSYLSAITDRPIPVPPVRVFLTPEEQEQAAQRRQKLLPSVGRICAVHISSRSPKRRWPIERYAEIINRLVAEPDTGVLIFWSPEGTLAPDDIGDRQRAEQLLAQCKNERVALYPTASVRELLGGFDLCDKVLCSDGGQMHLAAALNKDMVVFFGDTDKESWHPWSGRYHILQSESGDCVDVSVDDVWRKMQEFH